The following proteins come from a genomic window of Candidatus Thiodiazotropha sp. CDECU1:
- a CDS encoding DNA polymerase Y family protein: protein MNAFFCSVEQIDHPELQGRPIGITNGAQGTCIITCSYEARAYGVHTGMRLKEAQRICPGFVQVPAHPERYAQVSTRIMEALSSITPDMEIFSVDEAFLDITHCQRLLGTPQRIARQVKQTVLEASGGVLCSVGVSGDKTSAKYAAKLNKPDGLTIIPPGTAQQTLAKVPVTELCGIAKGIGRYLAERGVYTCGDMCRLPIGEIGRRFGNPGRRIWLMTQGLDPDPVHSEVDAPKSIGHGKVMPPDTRRREVIETFLLHMAEKVATRLRLHHFRASHFYIGVRIDAGYLARKYRCNPPTDHGPEIVAMCQDFLDHHWAGQGCHQVQITALDPRYADYQFDFLQPNQQRQDRLNQAMDHINQRYGEFALAPVRLLNRSKMPNVIAPAWKPFGHRETILQQPAKVSSYEF, encoded by the coding sequence ATGAACGCCTTCTTCTGCAGCGTGGAACAGATCGACCACCCGGAGCTGCAGGGACGCCCCATCGGTATCACCAATGGCGCCCAGGGGACCTGCATCATTACCTGTTCCTATGAGGCCCGCGCCTATGGCGTGCATACCGGCATGCGTCTGAAAGAGGCCCAGCGGATCTGTCCCGGGTTTGTCCAGGTGCCGGCCCATCCGGAACGCTATGCCCAGGTCTCCACCCGCATCATGGAGGCACTCTCCAGCATCACCCCGGACATGGAGATCTTCTCCGTGGACGAGGCCTTCCTCGACATCACCCATTGCCAACGCCTGCTCGGTACCCCGCAACGGATCGCCCGGCAGGTCAAGCAGACGGTGCTGGAGGCCTCCGGGGGGGTGCTCTGCTCGGTGGGGGTCAGCGGCGACAAGACCAGCGCCAAGTACGCCGCCAAACTCAACAAACCCGACGGCCTGACCATTATCCCTCCCGGTACCGCGCAGCAGACCCTCGCCAAGGTGCCGGTCACCGAGTTGTGCGGTATCGCCAAGGGCATCGGCCGCTACCTGGCGGAACGGGGCGTCTATACCTGTGGCGACATGTGCCGCCTGCCCATCGGCGAGATCGGACGCCGCTTCGGCAACCCGGGGCGGCGTATCTGGCTGATGACCCAGGGACTCGATCCCGACCCGGTGCACAGTGAGGTCGATGCGCCGAAATCCATCGGCCATGGCAAGGTCATGCCCCCTGACACCCGCCGGCGGGAGGTGATCGAAACCTTCCTCCTGCATATGGCGGAAAAGGTGGCCACCCGGCTGCGCCTGCACCATTTCCGCGCCAGCCACTTCTACATCGGGGTGCGTATCGACGCGGGCTATCTCGCCCGCAAATACCGTTGCAACCCGCCCACCGACCACGGCCCGGAGATCGTCGCCATGTGCCAGGACTTCCTCGACCACCACTGGGCCGGCCAGGGCTGCCACCAGGTGCAGATCACCGCCCTGGATCCCAGGTACGCCGACTACCAGTTCGACTTCCTGCAGCCGAACCAGCAGCGCCAGGACCGCCTCAACCAGGCCATGGACCATATCAACCAGCGCTACGGTGAATTCGCCCTGGCCCCCGTGCGCCTGCTGAACCGCTCGAAAATGCCCAATGTCATCGCCCCGGCGTGGAAGCCGTTTGGGCATAGGGAAACCATCCTGCAACAACCCGCAAAAGTCAGTAGTTATGAGTTTTGA
- the lexA gene encoding transcriptional repressor LexA — MLTPTQDRTLSFIRRYLKRRGYAPSLIEIAEGIGITSKGTAHRHVQALAEAGAIRLITGRKRGIELVDEEALSKTSLPLLGRIAAGQPIEAIAGQDRLELNDLFGPNRYALQVKGDSMIDAGILDGDLAVIERCDTADDGAIVVALIDDEEATLKRLRRLKSGRIKLIAENPGIPPMIYAAKRVRIQGVLVCQLRRYK; from the coding sequence ATGCTAACCCCTACCCAGGACCGCACCCTGAGCTTCATCCGCCGCTACCTGAAGAGGCGAGGATACGCCCCCTCGCTGATTGAGATTGCCGAAGGCATAGGTATCACTTCCAAAGGCACCGCCCATCGCCACGTACAGGCCCTGGCCGAGGCGGGCGCGATACGCCTGATCACCGGGCGTAAGCGCGGCATCGAGTTGGTGGACGAGGAGGCGCTGTCGAAAACCAGCCTTCCCCTACTGGGCCGCATCGCAGCGGGCCAGCCCATCGAGGCCATCGCCGGTCAGGACCGCCTCGAGCTGAACGACCTGTTCGGCCCCAACCGCTACGCCCTGCAGGTGAAGGGGGACTCCATGATCGACGCCGGCATCCTCGATGGCGACCTGGCGGTGATCGAACGCTGCGACACCGCCGACGACGGCGCCATCGTGGTGGCCCTGATCGACGACGAGGAGGCCACTCTGAAGCGCCTCAGACGCCTCAAGAGCGGCCGTATCAAGCTGATCGCCGAGAACCCCGGCATCCCCCCCATGATCTATGCGGCAAAGCGGGTGAGGATCCAGGGGGTGTTGGTGTGTCAGCTGAGACGCTACAAGTGA
- a CDS encoding peptidylprolyl isomerase, producing the protein MRIPVTLMAACLLATSAWGDTAAEPAQSDANVLARVGDRIITFSQLNTQLNSTAVVGLSTPALGTPERRTVMLTLLDKAISVNLLYLDGVGKGLQEDPVFKRELQTYADGMLAGLYRRHYLKAAQDISDQEIDGYVKKHFAKDIEVDDTLRPLIEAKVKKAKYITRKQGLRKHLHAGMDVKIHTRHLDIEEDSLRSDDQVIAEFDGIAMTWGESKKYLATLNNSINIERRLETLNGLIDNYLLAKKGRQAGLDQGPDFKAALAEFSLTRLVNLHRKALAQGMEPTEQEVRDYFEKHKKGITFNEHRKLQMVVVKDEQTALEIMEKLEKGELTLYQAARDHSIDPRAKQTLGDFGWVEEGSGFPALDEEAFALEIGELGGPVETPAGWHILRITDQRASKYTDIEDPDTQQQTRRLLLKERLNEYVVGLRKQDYPVVVYEENLNRLMQEEAQWIAAKSREMEQHPERARLILEDMKALVE; encoded by the coding sequence ATGAGAATTCCTGTAACACTGATGGCCGCTTGTCTTCTGGCCACTTCCGCATGGGGAGACACGGCTGCTGAGCCGGCACAATCCGATGCCAATGTCCTGGCCCGGGTTGGCGATCGGATCATCACCTTCTCCCAGCTGAACACCCAATTGAATAGCACTGCCGTGGTGGGTCTATCCACGCCGGCCCTGGGTACGCCCGAAAGGCGTACCGTCATGTTGACTCTGCTGGACAAGGCGATCAGCGTCAATCTGCTCTATCTGGATGGTGTCGGCAAGGGCCTGCAGGAGGATCCGGTTTTCAAGCGCGAGCTGCAGACCTACGCCGATGGCATGTTGGCGGGACTCTATCGCAGACACTATTTGAAGGCGGCCCAGGATATCAGTGATCAAGAGATCGATGGCTATGTAAAAAAGCACTTCGCCAAGGATATTGAGGTGGACGATACCTTGCGCCCCCTGATCGAGGCAAAGGTAAAAAAGGCAAAATATATCACCCGCAAACAGGGCTTGCGCAAACATCTGCATGCCGGAATGGACGTGAAGATACACACCCGTCATCTCGATATCGAAGAGGACAGTCTACGTAGTGATGATCAGGTGATCGCTGAATTCGACGGCATTGCAATGACCTGGGGCGAGAGCAAAAAGTACCTTGCCACATTGAATAACTCCATCAACATCGAGCGACGCCTGGAGACCCTGAACGGTCTGATAGACAACTATCTGTTGGCGAAAAAGGGACGTCAAGCGGGGTTGGATCAGGGCCCTGACTTTAAAGCCGCCCTGGCCGAATTCAGCCTCACACGCCTGGTAAATCTACATCGCAAGGCGTTGGCGCAAGGCATGGAGCCGACCGAGCAGGAGGTACGGGACTATTTTGAAAAGCATAAAAAAGGTATCACCTTCAATGAACACCGCAAGTTGCAGATGGTGGTGGTGAAGGATGAGCAGACGGCACTGGAGATCATGGAAAAACTGGAAAAGGGAGAACTCACCCTCTACCAGGCGGCGCGCGACCACTCCATCGATCCCCGGGCAAAACAGACCTTGGGCGACTTCGGCTGGGTAGAGGAGGGCAGCGGTTTTCCAGCCTTGGACGAGGAGGCCTTCGCCCTGGAGATCGGTGAACTGGGAGGCCCGGTGGAGACCCCGGCCGGTTGGCATATTCTACGTATAACCGACCAAAGGGCATCGAAATATACCGATATCGAAGATCCCGATACCCAGCAGCAGACCCGTCGGCTGTTGCTCAAGGAGCGCCTCAACGAGTATGTGGTTGGACTGCGCAAACAGGATTATCCAGTGGTGGTCTATGAAGAGAACCTGAACCGGTTGATGCAGGAGGAGGCGCAGTGGATCGCCGCCAAGAGCAGGGAGATGGAGCAGCATCCTGAACGCGCCAGGCTCATTCTTGAGGATATGAAGGCGCTGGTGGAGTAG